One genomic window of Roseobacter ponti includes the following:
- the pcaC gene encoding 4-carboxymuconolactone decarboxylase, whose protein sequence is MARSDRYDRGMQVRREVLGDAHVDRAEASKTSLDTDFQSLITEAAWGTVWASDGISRRERSMLTLALLAATGNFDEIPMHIRATRNTGASERDIVETLQHVAIYAGVPRANHALKLAKETYAAMDDAE, encoded by the coding sequence ATGGCACGATCAGACCGCTACGACCGCGGCATGCAGGTGCGGCGTGAGGTTCTAGGCGATGCACACGTGGACCGGGCGGAGGCGTCAAAGACCTCGCTCGACACGGATTTTCAGAGCCTGATCACAGAGGCCGCCTGGGGCACCGTCTGGGCCTCTGACGGGATTTCACGGCGCGAGCGGTCGATGCTGACCCTGGCGCTGCTCGCCGCGACTGGTAATTTTGATGAAATCCCGATGCATATCAGGGCCACCCGGAATACCGGCGCGAGCGAGCGTGATATCGTTGAAACCCTTCAGCATGTGGCAATTTATGCCGGCGTGCCGCGCGCCAATCATGCGCTGAAACTGGCGAAAGAAACCTATGCTGCGATGGATGACGCGGAATGA
- the pstC gene encoding phosphate ABC transporter permease subunit PstC, with translation MSVIWLSAIILTISLGGFILGRRRALSSAGGSSKKLHSLPVYYGSNAFMKSVVPAFGILIIWMLIQPFYINGQVAPMIPPGEVETDVNTGLLMSEVRRTAEGIDEAVRSGMLDEDFAVDANADFTDMTERLKDAGQIVTTQFSAPVLRAAQAYRQMSGVSRTMMTIVVIAVALAGAAWGIKQSDRDFRARNVVEQGVLAILIAAASVAILTTIGIILSLIFNTIEFFRLYPAADFFTLLEWAPSFSGRGGSSSLGILPLLWGTIYISVIALLVAVPIGLYSAVYLSEYASARVRGIAKPLLEILAGIPTIVYGLFALLTIGPLLMSVFGDDGTGWMGGGRSVMTAGIAMGIMLIPFVSSLSDDIINAVPQSLRDGSYGLGATRSETIRQVVLPAALPGIVGAILLAASRAIGETMIVVLGAGAAARLSLNPFEAMTTVTAKIVSQLTGDSDFASPEALVAFALGITLFVLTLGLNVFALFIVRKYREQYE, from the coding sequence ATGTCTGTAATCTGGCTGTCAGCGATCATTCTGACCATTTCACTGGGCGGGTTTATCCTTGGCCGCCGCCGCGCTCTGTCCAGTGCGGGCGGCAGCAGCAAAAAGCTGCATTCACTGCCGGTATATTACGGCTCCAATGCCTTTATGAAATCAGTGGTGCCGGCCTTTGGCATTCTGATCATCTGGATGCTGATTCAACCCTTTTACATCAACGGCCAGGTGGCACCGATGATCCCGCCGGGCGAGGTTGAAACTGACGTCAACACCGGCCTGCTGATGTCGGAAGTCCGCCGCACGGCAGAGGGTATCGACGAAGCGGTACGCTCCGGGATGCTCGACGAGGATTTCGCCGTCGATGCCAATGCCGATTTCACCGATATGACCGAACGTCTGAAAGACGCAGGCCAGATCGTGACGACGCAGTTCTCCGCGCCGGTGCTGCGGGCAGCCCAGGCCTACCGTCAGATGAGCGGTGTCTCCCGGACCATGATGACGATCGTGGTCATCGCGGTTGCGCTTGCCGGCGCCGCCTGGGGCATTAAGCAGAGCGATCGGGATTTCCGTGCCCGCAACGTTGTCGAACAGGGGGTACTGGCCATCCTGATAGCCGCGGCATCCGTGGCAATCCTGACCACCATCGGCATCATCCTGTCGCTGATTTTCAACACGATTGAATTCTTCAGGCTCTACCCGGCGGCTGATTTCTTTACCCTTCTTGAATGGGCGCCCAGCTTTTCGGGCCGCGGCGGGTCATCCAGCCTCGGGATTCTGCCACTGCTGTGGGGCACGATCTACATCTCGGTCATTGCACTTCTCGTGGCTGTTCCTATCGGCCTTTATTCGGCAGTGTATCTGTCTGAATACGCCTCCGCCCGGGTCCGGGGGATCGCCAAGCCGCTGCTGGAAATCCTCGCCGGTATACCGACCATCGTCTACGGGCTCTTTGCTCTGCTGACCATCGGCCCGCTCCTGATGAGCGTTTTCGGCGATGACGGCACGGGCTGGATGGGTGGCGGCCGCTCTGTCATGACCGCCGGCATCGCCATGGGCATCATGCTCATCCCTTTTGTGAGCTCGCTCTCAGACGATATCATCAACGCGGTGCCGCAATCCCTGCGGGACGGCTCTTACGGGCTGGGGGCCACGCGCTCGGAAACGATCCGCCAGGTGGTTCTGCCCGCGGCACTGCCCGGCATCGTGGGCGCCATCCTGCTGGCGGCCAGCCGCGCCATCGGCGAGACCATGATCGTGGTGCTGGGGGCAGGGGCGGCGGCCCGCCTGTCGCTGAACCCGTTTGAAGCGATGACGACCGTGACGGCCAAAATTGTCTCACAGCTGACCGGCGACAGCGATTTTGCCTCGCCGGAGGCGCTTGTGGCTTTTGCCCTCGGGATCACACTTTTCGTACTCACACTGGGGCTGAATGTCTTTGCCCTCTTCATCGTGCGCAAATACAGGGAGCAATACGAATGA
- a CDS encoding bifunctional sulfate adenylyltransferase/adenylylsulfate kinase, producing the protein MRAQNLAPIPELYVSYDSAQKMKAEAGDLVSHDLSPRQICDLELLMNGGFNPLRGFLSEEDYHSVVETMRLADGTLWPMPVTLDVSEKFADSIEIGQDIALRDQEGVILATMNVTDRWTPDKAREAEKVFGADDSAHPAVNYLHGSAGKVYLGGPVTGIQQPVHYDFRARRDTPNELRAYFRKVGWRKIVAFQTRNPLHRAHQELTFRAAREAQANLLIHPVVGMTKPGDVDHFTRVRCYEAVLDKYPAATTSMSLLNLAMRMAGPREAVWHGLIRKNHGCTHFIVGRDHAGPGKNSKGEDFYGPYDAQDLFREHQEEMGIEMVDFKHMVWVQERAQYEPMDEIKDKDDVTILNISGTELRRRLQEGLEIPEWFSFPEVVKELRRTRPPRSQQGFTVFMTGFSGSGKSTIANALMVKLMEMGGRPVTLLDGDIVRKNLSSELGFSKEHRDLNIRRIGYVASEITKNGGIAICAPIAPYATTRRAVREDVEAFGAFVEVHVATSIEECERRDRKGLYKLAREGKIKEFTGISDPYDVPESPELRVETENVEVDNCAHQVLLKLESMGLISSSSAF; encoded by the coding sequence ATGCGCGCACAAAACCTCGCCCCGATCCCTGAGCTATATGTCTCTTACGATTCCGCCCAGAAGATGAAGGCGGAGGCCGGTGATCTGGTCAGCCACGATCTCAGCCCGCGGCAGATCTGTGATCTGGAGCTGTTGATGAACGGCGGCTTCAACCCGCTGCGGGGATTTTTGTCGGAGGAAGATTACCACAGCGTGGTCGAGACCATGCGCCTGGCTGACGGAACACTCTGGCCCATGCCGGTCACACTCGATGTGTCGGAGAAGTTCGCCGACAGCATCGAGATCGGCCAGGACATCGCGCTCAGAGATCAGGAGGGCGTAATCCTCGCCACCATGAACGTGACCGACCGCTGGACACCCGACAAGGCACGCGAAGCGGAAAAGGTTTTCGGCGCTGATGACAGCGCCCACCCGGCGGTGAATTACCTGCATGGGTCTGCCGGCAAGGTGTACCTCGGCGGTCCGGTGACGGGCATACAGCAGCCGGTGCATTACGATTTCCGCGCCCGCCGCGACACTCCCAACGAGCTGCGCGCGTATTTTCGCAAAGTCGGCTGGCGCAAAATCGTGGCCTTCCAGACCCGCAATCCGCTGCACCGCGCGCATCAGGAACTCACCTTCCGCGCCGCCCGCGAGGCCCAGGCCAACCTGCTCATTCACCCTGTCGTTGGCATGACCAAACCGGGCGATGTGGATCATTTCACACGCGTGCGCTGCTATGAGGCGGTGCTCGACAAATACCCCGCCGCGACCACCTCGATGAGCCTGCTGAACCTTGCCATGCGCATGGCCGGCCCGCGCGAGGCAGTCTGGCACGGGCTCATTCGCAAAAACCACGGCTGCACGCATTTCATCGTGGGCCGCGATCACGCGGGCCCGGGCAAGAACTCAAAAGGTGAGGACTTTTACGGCCCCTACGATGCGCAGGACCTCTTCCGCGAGCACCAGGAAGAAATGGGCATCGAAATGGTCGATTTCAAACACATGGTGTGGGTGCAGGAACGCGCGCAGTACGAGCCCATGGATGAGATCAAAGACAAGGACGATGTGACGATCCTGAACATCTCCGGCACCGAGCTGCGCCGGCGTCTGCAGGAAGGTCTGGAGATCCCCGAGTGGTTCTCCTTTCCCGAAGTTGTCAAAGAGCTGCGCCGCACCCGGCCGCCGCGCAGCCAGCAGGGCTTTACGGTCTTCATGACGGGGTTTTCCGGCTCGGGCAAATCCACCATCGCCAACGCGTTGATGGTCAAGCTGATGGAGATGGGCGGGCGTCCGGTGACGCTGCTGGATGGCGATATCGTGCGTAAAAACCTCAGCTCCGAGCTGGGGTTTTCCAAAGAGCACCGCGATCTGAACATCCGCCGCATCGGCTATGTCGCGAGCGAGATCACCAAGAACGGCGGCATTGCGATCTGTGCGCCGATCGCACCCTATGCAACGACGCGGCGCGCCGTGCGCGAGGATGTCGAAGCCTTTGGTGCCTTTGTCGAAGTGCATGTGGCGACCTCGATCGAGGAGTGCGAACGCCGCGACCGCAAGGGGCTCTATAAGCTCGCGCGCGAGGGTAAGATCAAAGAGTTCACCGGCATATCAGACCCTTACGATGTGCCTGAAAGCCCGGAACTGCGGGTCGAGACCGAGAATGTCGAGGTGGATAACTGCGCCCACCAGGTGCTGCTGAAGCTGGAGTCCATGGGGCTGATTTCCAGCTCCAGCGCATTCTGA
- the phoB gene encoding phosphate regulon transcriptional regulator PhoB → MSVDQPRVLIVEDEPAQREVLAYNLEAEGFAVSRAGDGEEALMLIDEQAPDVIVLDWMMPNLSGIEVCRRLKIKPETRSIPVIMLSARSEEVDRVRGLETGADDYVIKPYSVIELMARVRGQLRRVRPAATGERLEFEDIVLDATSHRVSRGETELRLGPTEFRLLSTFMEKPGRVFSREQLLDRVWGRDIYVDTRTVDVHIGRLRKALTQHGGADPLRTVRGAGYALG, encoded by the coding sequence ATGTCTGTCGATCAACCAAGAGTTCTGATCGTAGAGGATGAGCCGGCGCAGCGGGAGGTGCTCGCCTATAACCTCGAGGCCGAAGGCTTTGCCGTCAGCCGCGCCGGGGACGGCGAAGAGGCGCTGATGCTGATTGATGAGCAGGCGCCCGACGTGATCGTGCTGGACTGGATGATGCCGAACCTTTCGGGCATTGAGGTTTGCCGGCGGCTCAAAATCAAACCCGAAACACGAAGCATACCGGTGATCATGCTTTCCGCGCGGTCCGAAGAAGTCGACCGGGTGAGGGGCCTTGAGACCGGGGCCGACGATTATGTGATCAAACCCTATTCGGTGATCGAACTGATGGCACGGGTGCGCGGACAGCTGCGCCGCGTACGCCCTGCGGCCACGGGCGAGCGGCTTGAGTTTGAGGATATCGTGCTCGATGCCACCAGCCACAGGGTCAGCCGGGGAGAGACCGAACTGCGTCTGGGTCCGACCGAATTTCGCCTGCTCTCGACCTTTATGGAAAAGCCCGGCCGCGTCTTTTCACGCGAACAGCTGCTCGACCGTGTCTGGGGCCGCGACATCTATGTCGACACCCGTACCGTCGATGTCCATATCGGACGGCTCAGGAAAGCGCTGACGCAGCACGGTGGCGCGGATCCCCTGCGCACGGTGCGTGGTGCGGGATACGCCCTGGGGTAG
- a CDS encoding thiamine pyrophosphate-binding protein — MTDENLDWISVGRTDDLPRGRVKTVTARTTSICLVHFDGQWSAMNNHCPHQRGPLGEGSIEKGVDGKCWIRCPWHGWDFDPLTGKPPGGHEDSGQQMYPVDIRDGEIFIGIAPEPPHETTVTDVMVDTLSNWGIQSVFGMVGHSNLGLADAIRRAVVDGRMRFFGIRHEGAAAFAASAYGKLTGTPAACLTIAGPGATNLLTGLWDAKVDRAPVIALTGQVQTQVMGPGAFQDIDLLSAFAAVTRFSQPVLGSSNHAELASLACKTAIVEQDVAHLIFPDDVQTILSDQKAGAPDGRMSSAPVIPAASEIDKAAGMILGARRPIIVAGHGAIHMRDQIAALAERLDAPVLTTFKAKGLIPDSHPNAAGVLGRSGTPVASWFMNEADLIIALGTSFSNHTGIERGKTIIHVDHERMQLGKFHPVALPVWGDIAAFCDALAARDCKSPDAGNQIPELAERREIWKREKNTRLAENTGHGIHSLAIFEALGRLVPDDTIFAVDVGNNTYSFGRYLETKGSQRVLMSGYLGSIGFGFPAAMGAWAATQDKEDLKGRKIVAISGDGGFGQYPMEFTTAVKYGMDITHILLHNGELGKISKEQRSGEWPVWETDLQNPGFAAFARLCGGHGVKVTDAADIDTAIHEALEHPGPALVEFMTDAELV; from the coding sequence ATGACCGATGAAAATCTCGACTGGATCAGCGTCGGTCGGACAGATGATCTTCCGAGAGGCCGCGTGAAAACAGTGACCGCGCGCACGACCTCCATCTGCCTTGTGCATTTTGACGGTCAGTGGTCTGCAATGAACAACCATTGCCCGCACCAGCGTGGCCCGCTGGGCGAGGGATCCATCGAGAAAGGTGTCGATGGCAAATGCTGGATCCGGTGCCCCTGGCACGGATGGGATTTCGATCCGCTGACCGGCAAACCACCGGGCGGGCATGAAGACTCCGGACAGCAGATGTATCCGGTCGACATCCGGGACGGCGAGATTTTCATAGGGATCGCACCGGAGCCGCCGCATGAAACCACCGTCACCGATGTCATGGTCGACACTCTGAGCAACTGGGGCATCCAGTCGGTTTTCGGCATGGTCGGGCATTCAAATCTGGGCCTTGCAGACGCGATCCGGCGCGCAGTGGTCGATGGCCGAATGCGCTTTTTCGGCATCCGTCACGAAGGTGCGGCGGCCTTTGCCGCCTCGGCTTACGGCAAGCTTACGGGGACACCTGCGGCCTGTCTGACCATTGCAGGGCCAGGAGCCACGAACCTTCTGACCGGTCTCTGGGACGCCAAAGTCGATCGCGCGCCGGTGATTGCACTCACCGGACAGGTACAGACCCAGGTGATGGGGCCTGGGGCATTTCAGGACATTGACCTCCTCTCCGCATTTGCTGCCGTGACGCGCTTTTCTCAACCGGTGCTGGGCAGCTCAAACCATGCAGAGCTTGCGTCTCTGGCCTGTAAAACCGCAATTGTTGAACAGGATGTGGCGCATCTGATTTTTCCCGATGATGTGCAGACGATCCTTTCTGATCAGAAGGCAGGCGCACCCGATGGCCGGATGAGCAGCGCGCCGGTTATTCCCGCCGCCAGTGAAATCGACAAAGCCGCCGGGATGATCCTCGGTGCGCGCCGGCCGATCATCGTGGCAGGTCATGGCGCGATCCACATGCGCGACCAGATTGCAGCTCTGGCAGAGCGCCTGGATGCGCCTGTGCTCACCACCTTCAAGGCGAAGGGACTGATCCCTGACAGCCATCCCAATGCCGCCGGGGTTCTCGGGCGCTCCGGCACGCCGGTGGCCAGCTGGTTCATGAACGAAGCGGATCTGATCATCGCGCTCGGCACAAGTTTTTCCAATCACACCGGCATTGAACGCGGAAAAACCATCATCCATGTCGATCATGAACGCATGCAGCTTGGCAAATTTCATCCCGTAGCGCTGCCCGTATGGGGCGATATCGCAGCCTTCTGCGACGCTCTCGCGGCGCGCGACTGCAAAAGCCCGGACGCTGGCAACCAGATCCCGGAACTCGCAGAGCGACGCGAAATCTGGAAGCGCGAGAAAAACACGCGTCTGGCGGAGAACACCGGCCACGGCATTCATTCGCTTGCCATCTTCGAGGCGCTCGGCCGACTGGTGCCGGACGACACGATTTTTGCCGTAGATGTGGGCAACAACACTTATTCCTTCGGACGATATCTGGAAACAAAAGGCAGCCAGAGGGTGCTGATGTCCGGATATCTGGGCTCCATCGGATTCGGATTTCCGGCAGCCATGGGCGCCTGGGCTGCAACGCAGGACAAAGAAGATCTGAAGGGCCGGAAGATCGTCGCAATCTCCGGTGATGGTGGTTTTGGCCAGTACCCGATGGAATTCACGACGGCCGTAAAGTACGGCATGGACATCACACATATTCTTTTACACAACGGCGAGCTTGGCAAAATCTCCAAAGAGCAGCGCTCGGGCGAGTGGCCGGTCTGGGAGACCGATCTGCAGAACCCGGGCTTTGCTGCGTTCGCGCGGCTTTGTGGTGGTCACGGGGTAAAAGTCACGGATGCGGCTGACATTGATACTGCGATCCACGAAGCGCTGGAACATCCGGGACCGGCATTAGTGGAGTTCATGACTGACGCTGAGCTTGTGTAA
- the pstB gene encoding phosphate ABC transporter ATP-binding protein PstB: MNDMRILERDVDANEIKIAARGVQVWYGDNHAIKDVDVDIQDRTVTAFIGPSGCGKSTFLRCLNRMNDTIDVARVEGDIRIDGEDIYDARVDPVQLRAKVGMVFQKPNPFPKSIYDNVAYGPRIHGMASGKAELDGIVEQALKRAAIWEEVKDRLTAPGTGLSGGQQQRLCIARAVATEPEVLLMDEPCSALDPIATAQVEELIDELRRNYSVVIVTHSMQQAARVSQKTAFFHLGNLVEYGETGHIFTNPEDPRTESYITGRIG; this comes from the coding sequence ATGAACGATATGAGAATACTGGAGAGAGACGTGGACGCCAATGAGATCAAAATCGCCGCACGGGGTGTTCAGGTCTGGTACGGCGACAATCACGCGATCAAAGATGTGGATGTCGATATCCAGGACCGGACCGTCACGGCTTTTATCGGGCCCTCGGGCTGCGGTAAATCCACCTTTCTGCGCTGTCTGAACCGCATGAACGACACAATTGATGTCGCCCGCGTCGAGGGTGACATCCGCATTGACGGCGAAGACATCTATGACGCGCGCGTGGACCCGGTACAGCTGCGCGCCAAAGTGGGCATGGTGTTCCAGAAGCCCAACCCGTTTCCGAAATCGATCTATGACAACGTGGCTTACGGGCCGCGCATCCACGGCATGGCCTCAGGCAAGGCCGAGCTTGACGGGATCGTGGAACAGGCCCTGAAACGTGCTGCGATCTGGGAAGAGGTGAAAGACCGGCTCACCGCCCCGGGCACCGGCCTTTCCGGCGGTCAGCAGCAACGCCTTTGCATCGCACGCGCGGTGGCCACCGAACCCGAGGTGCTGCTGATGGACGAGCCCTGCTCGGCGCTTGACCCGATTGCCACAGCGCAGGTCGAAGAACTCATCGACGAGCTGCGTCGCAATTACTCGGTCGTGATCGTGACCCACTCCATGCAGCAGGCCGCACGTGTGAGCCAGAAAACCGCGTTTTTTCACCTCGGCAACCTCGTCGAATACGGCGAGACAGGTCACATCTTCACCAACCCCGAAGACCCGCGCACTGAAAGCTACATCACCGGACGGATTGGATAA
- a CDS encoding 3-keto-5-aminohexanoate cleavage protein, with translation MSDPCILCVAITGSVPTKAANPAVPVTISEQVESTHEAFEAGASICHAHVRNADETPSSDPDKFAALKEGVEKHCPGMIIQFSTGGRSGAGKERGGMLPLRPDMASLSVGSNNFPTRVYENPPDLVAWLSGEMRTYEVVPEIEAFDLSHVLHAIRLHKEGALYGRLYVQFVMGVKNAMPADREIFDFYVSTLRKRAPGAAWCAAGIGPAQIEVNEWAIAAGGHTRAGLEDNVRLDRDHLAPSNAALIRRAAALCEKYGRPVATPAEARKILGLRRAA, from the coding sequence ATGTCTGATCCCTGTATTCTCTGCGTTGCCATTACCGGCAGTGTTCCGACCAAGGCGGCCAATCCGGCAGTTCCGGTGACCATTTCCGAACAGGTGGAAAGCACCCATGAGGCCTTTGAGGCCGGTGCATCGATCTGTCATGCGCATGTGCGTAACGCCGATGAGACGCCCTCCTCCGACCCGGATAAGTTCGCGGCCCTGAAAGAAGGCGTCGAAAAGCACTGCCCCGGGATGATCATTCAGTTTTCGACGGGTGGCCGGTCAGGTGCAGGTAAAGAACGCGGCGGCATGCTGCCTTTGCGCCCGGACATGGCGTCGCTGTCGGTGGGGTCAAACAACTTTCCGACGCGGGTTTACGAGAACCCGCCGGATCTTGTGGCCTGGCTTTCGGGCGAGATGCGGACCTATGAGGTTGTGCCGGAGATTGAGGCCTTTGATCTCAGCCATGTGCTGCACGCGATCCGGCTGCATAAAGAAGGCGCACTATATGGACGGCTCTATGTACAGTTTGTGATGGGGGTGAAGAACGCGATGCCGGCGGACCGCGAGATCTTTGATTTCTATGTATCGACGCTGCGCAAACGAGCACCGGGCGCGGCCTGGTGTGCGGCGGGCATCGGGCCTGCGCAGATCGAGGTCAATGAATGGGCGATCGCGGCGGGCGGTCACACGCGGGCCGGCCTTGAGGACAATGTGCGGCTGGACCGCGATCACCTTGCGCCGTCAAATGCAGCCCTTATTCGCCGCGCGGCGGCGCTTTGTGAAAAGTACGGGCGGCCTGTTGCCACACCGGCTGAGGCGCGGAAAATCCTGGGCCTGCGCAGAGCGGCCTGA
- the phoU gene encoding phosphate signaling complex protein PhoU has translation MHEQHIASAFDRDLEGIQAQIMKMGGLVEAAIRESALSLDTRDEELAEKVRAADKAIDALEELINEEAARVIALRAPTAGDLRLVLTVIKISANLERIGDYGKNMAKRTSVLSQMAPVSDSTGALRRMAREVELMLKDALDAYVQRDPELATSVIMRDEDVDQMYNALFREFLTFMMEDPRNISACMHLHFIAKNVERMGDHVTSIAEQVVYLVTGEHPEEARPKADKTSYAAER, from the coding sequence ATGCATGAACAGCATATTGCCTCTGCTTTTGACCGCGATCTCGAAGGGATCCAGGCGCAGATCATGAAAATGGGCGGGCTTGTCGAGGCCGCGATCCGTGAAAGCGCGCTGTCGCTGGACACCCGCGATGAAGAGCTGGCAGAAAAGGTGCGCGCCGCCGACAAGGCCATTGACGCGCTCGAAGAGCTGATCAACGAGGAAGCCGCTCGCGTGATTGCCCTGCGCGCGCCCACTGCGGGCGACCTGCGACTTGTGCTTACTGTAATCAAGATCAGTGCCAATCTTGAGCGCATCGGCGATTACGGGAAAAACATGGCCAAGCGAACGAGCGTTCTGTCACAGATGGCGCCCGTGAGCGACAGCACCGGCGCACTGCGGCGTATGGCGCGCGAAGTTGAGCTGATGCTCAAAGACGCGCTGGATGCCTATGTGCAGCGCGACCCGGAACTCGCAACCAGCGTGATCATGCGCGATGAGGACGTGGATCAGATGTACAATGCGCTCTTCCGCGAATTCCTGACCTTTATGATGGAAGACCCCCGCAATATCTCGGCCTGTATGCATCTGCACTTCATCGCCAAGAACGTTGAACGCATGGGCGATCATGTGACGTCGATTGCCGAACAGGTCGTCTATCTGGTGACAGGAGAACATCCTGAAGAAGCGCGCCCAAAGGCCGACAAAACGTCATATGCAGCTGAGAGATAA
- the pstA gene encoding phosphate ABC transporter permease PstA: MTDASLPAPSERRQHTSLIAPDARTRKRKAAEARFRMYGIAGIATGIFFLIVLLVSIVSSGAGAFQQTFINVPVYLDPAKLDKNGNRDPEEMSKVSTFGYSPLIQNALLSLVNEQSIETPLKKGGDMKALISASAAAQVRDVVLANPDLVGETIDFRILASSRVDGYLKDRVQREDVARDKNIDAEHLDLVDALVPAGVVEKTFNMAFITGADASESRAESAGIGVAMIGSFFMMLVVLVLSLPIGVAASIYLEEFAPKNRITDIIEVNIANLAAVPSIVFGILGLAVFIQFMHLPQSAPLVGGLVLTLMTLPTIIISTRASLKAVPPSIRDAALGVGASKMQAVFHHVLPLAAPGILTGTIIGLAQALGETAPLLLIGMVGFIASNAPDGLASGLLDPNSAMPAQIYEWAKRADPAFYERAWGGIIILLVFLITMNTIAVILRRRFERRW; this comes from the coding sequence ATGACCGACGCAAGCCTGCCGGCCCCCTCAGAGCGGCGCCAGCACACGTCTCTGATTGCCCCCGATGCGCGGACCCGAAAACGCAAAGCCGCCGAGGCGCGCTTTCGCATGTACGGCATCGCCGGGATCGCTACGGGTATCTTTTTCCTCATCGTTCTGCTGGTGTCGATCGTCTCCAGCGGGGCAGGGGCCTTTCAGCAGACTTTTATCAATGTGCCGGTCTATCTTGATCCTGCAAAGCTCGACAAAAACGGCAACCGCGATCCCGAAGAGATGAGTAAGGTCTCGACCTTTGGCTATTCGCCGCTCATCCAGAACGCGCTGCTGAGCCTCGTCAACGAACAATCCATCGAAACGCCACTGAAAAAGGGCGGCGATATGAAAGCGCTCATCTCCGCCTCCGCCGCAGCCCAGGTGCGCGATGTGGTTCTGGCCAATCCGGATCTGGTTGGTGAAACCATTGATTTCCGTATTCTGGCGTCGAGCCGGGTGGACGGCTACCTCAAAGACCGCGTGCAGCGCGAAGATGTGGCACGAGACAAGAACATTGATGCCGAACACCTCGATCTGGTGGATGCGCTGGTGCCTGCCGGGGTGGTGGAAAAGACCTTCAACATGGCTTTTATTACCGGTGCGGACGCCTCCGAGAGCCGGGCTGAATCAGCAGGCATAGGCGTGGCGATGATCGGATCTTTCTTCATGATGCTGGTCGTGCTGGTGCTCTCGCTGCCCATCGGGGTAGCTGCCTCGATCTACCTTGAGGAATTTGCACCGAAAAACCGCATCACAGATATCATCGAAGTAAACATTGCCAATCTGGCGGCGGTGCCGTCTATCGTCTTTGGTATCCTCGGCCTCGCCGTGTTCATCCAGTTCATGCACCTGCCTCAATCCGCCCCGCTGGTGGGTGGTCTGGTGCTGACCCTGATGACGCTGCCGACGATCATCATCTCGACCCGCGCGTCACTGAAGGCGGTCCCGCCTTCCATCCGGGATGCGGCACTGGGCGTCGGCGCTTCAAAAATGCAGGCGGTTTTTCACCACGTCCTGCCGCTTGCGGCACCGGGCATTCTGACCGGCACCATTATCGGTCTGGCCCAGGCCCTGGGCGAGACTGCACCGCTTTTGCTGATCGGCATGGTCGGATTTATCGCCTCCAACGCGCCTGACGGGCTGGCCAGCGGCCTGCTGGACCCGAACTCGGCCATGCCTGCACAGATTTACGAATGGGCCAAACGCGCAGACCCGGCCTTTTATGAACGCGCCTGGGGTGGCATCATCATCCTGCTCGTGTTCCTGATCACCATGAACACCATCGCCGTCATCCTGCGGCGCCGGTTTGAGCGCCGCTGGTAA